In one window of Streptomyces sp. NBC_01224 DNA:
- a CDS encoding DUF4383 domain-containing protein produces the protein MATHVLHATGRQTPRRRRKVTQLDKHLPVDHRLNRVYRVGAGLMGLVLLAFGILGLINEIGFFSTGGATVAGLNTNGALSVLSICVGLLLFIGMVIGGNFASTLNMILGVAFILSGFINLALLDTDYNFLAFHMQNVLFSFVVGLMLMMFGMYGRVSGGLPHDNPYWRARHPDEAARETRMGRKATPPTMPVVRRP, from the coding sequence ATGGCCACCCATGTACTGCACGCCACCGGACGACAGACCCCGCGGCGCCGCCGTAAGGTCACCCAGCTCGACAAACACCTTCCAGTCGATCACCGGCTGAACCGCGTCTACCGGGTCGGGGCGGGACTGATGGGGCTGGTGCTTCTCGCCTTCGGAATCCTGGGGCTGATCAACGAGATCGGCTTCTTCAGCACCGGCGGTGCCACGGTCGCCGGTCTCAACACGAACGGTGCCCTCAGCGTCCTGTCCATCTGCGTCGGCCTGCTGCTGTTCATCGGGATGGTGATCGGCGGCAACTTCGCCTCGACGCTCAACATGATTCTGGGCGTCGCCTTCATCCTCAGCGGATTCATCAATCTCGCGCTGCTCGACACCGACTACAATTTCCTCGCCTTCCACATGCAGAATGTGCTGTTCAGCTTTGTGGTCGGCTTGATGCTGATGATGTTCGGGATGTACGGGCGGGTCAGCGGCGGTCTTCCGCACGACAACCCGTACTGGCGGGCCCGCCATCCCGACGAGGCCGCGCGGGAGACGCGGATGGGCCGGAAGGCAACGCCGCCGACGATGCCCGTTGTCCGCCGTCCGTGA
- a CDS encoding UTRA domain-containing protein, with protein sequence MQLTLPPAGRPHPTEGGGPVRRWAPSSAASDRSAESVGQQPTDRIPLPQSRAGVTAQPGLYLRPPRPGAGDVPGKSLWYEGVEARLTELRPPLAEFREKVSARFPTPEETATPRIRSALAVLAITRVVTDTTGRVVETALPVLPGDRADAVFTDHTMTDEIVRQCARLSASMRRHCHAVRYSACPSMRTMGGVVAEVSSVGQSAAWSCRGSGVVAMVAALRCCTARLVVIAGRPSGRLPPSPTVNCPSEEALWVGRRAACS encoded by the coding sequence ATGCAACTGACCCTGCCACCCGCCGGTCGCCCCCATCCCACCGAGGGAGGTGGCCCAGTGAGGAGATGGGCACCCAGCAGTGCGGCATCTGACCGCTCTGCTGAGAGTGTCGGCCAGCAGCCCACTGACCGAATTCCTCTGCCTCAGTCACGAGCGGGAGTCACCGCACAGCCTGGCCTGTATCTACGTCCCCCGCGACCTGGCGCCGGCGACGTGCCCGGCAAGTCGCTTTGGTACGAGGGGGTGGAGGCGCGGCTGACAGAGCTCCGCCCGCCACTGGCCGAGTTCCGGGAGAAGGTCAGCGCACGCTTCCCGACGCCAGAGGAAACGGCGACCCCTCGAATCCGCTCGGCCCTAGCCGTTCTCGCGATCACCCGCGTGGTGACCGACACCACTGGGCGCGTGGTCGAGACGGCGCTCCCGGTGCTCCCCGGCGACCGCGCCGACGCAGTCTTCACCGACCACACGATGACCGACGAGATAGTCCGTCAGTGTGCGCGGTTGTCCGCTTCTATGCGTCGGCATTGTCACGCAGTTAGATACTCAGCCTGTCCCTCGATGCGAACTATGGGCGGTGTGGTCGCTGAGGTCTCTTCGGTCGGCCAGTCGGCTGCCTGGAGCTGCCGAGGGTCGGGGGTGGTTGCGATGGTCGCTGCACTCCGCTGCTGTACCGCCCGTCTCGTGGTGATCGCGGGACGCCCCAGCGGTAGGTTGCCGCCCTCTCCGACCGTGAATTGCCCTTCGGAGGAGGCACTTTGGGTGGGACGGCGCGCCGCGTGCTCTTGA
- a CDS encoding HAD family hydrolase, whose protein sequence is MTLVASDLDRTLIYSTAALQLPMPDAEAPRLLCVEVYDHKPLSYMTETAATLLDELARTTVFVPTTTRTREQYGRIHLPGPAPRFAICANGGHLLVDGESDPDWQTQVSRRLADECASLAEVRAHLLAAADPAWLLKERVAEDLFAYLVVERALLPEGWVKELGEWAETRGWTVSLQGRKIYAVPGPLTKSAAMNEVARRTGATLTLAAGDSLLDADLLLAADRAWRPAHGELADTGWSAPHVDVTAEHGVAAGEEILRHFLRASGPGAGALVQQ, encoded by the coding sequence ATGACACTGGTCGCCAGCGACCTCGACCGCACCCTGATCTACTCGACGGCGGCGCTCCAGCTCCCCATGCCGGACGCCGAGGCCCCCCGGCTGCTCTGCGTAGAGGTGTACGACCACAAGCCGCTCTCCTACATGACCGAGACGGCCGCGACACTGCTCGACGAACTCGCCCGCACCACGGTCTTCGTCCCGACGACCACCCGTACCCGCGAGCAGTACGGGCGCATCCATCTCCCCGGTCCCGCACCGCGGTTCGCGATCTGCGCCAACGGGGGGCACCTCCTCGTCGACGGCGAATCCGACCCCGACTGGCAGACGCAGGTCTCCCGCAGGCTCGCCGACGAATGCGCCTCGCTCGCCGAGGTCCGCGCCCATCTCCTGGCCGCGGCCGACCCAGCCTGGCTGCTCAAGGAACGGGTCGCCGAGGACCTCTTCGCCTATCTCGTCGTCGAACGCGCGCTGCTGCCCGAGGGCTGGGTCAAGGAACTGGGGGAGTGGGCGGAGACTCGCGGCTGGACCGTGTCCCTCCAGGGCCGCAAGATCTACGCCGTGCCGGGCCCGCTCACCAAGAGCGCGGCCATGAACGAAGTCGCCCGGCGCACCGGCGCCACGCTCACCCTCGCCGCCGGTGACAGCCTCCTCGACGCCGATCTGCTCCTCGCCGCCGACCGTGCCTGGCGCCCGGCCCACGGCGAACTCGCCGACACCGGCTGGAGTGCCCCGCACGTCGATGTGACGGCAGAGCACGGTGTGGCGGCGGGCGAGGAGATCCTGCGCCACTTCCTCAGGGCTTCGGGCCCGGGGGCAGGCGCTCTCGTCCAGCAGTAG
- a CDS encoding FmdB family zinc ribbon protein → MPRYEYRCRSCGDTFELSRPMAQSSDPASCPAGHADTVKLLSTVAVGGSSAKSAPAAPSAGGGGCCGGGCCG, encoded by the coding sequence ATGCCTCGTTACGAGTACCGCTGCCGCTCCTGCGGAGACACGTTCGAACTCAGCCGCCCGATGGCTCAGTCCTCGGACCCGGCCTCCTGCCCTGCCGGGCACGCCGACACCGTGAAGCTTCTCTCCACCGTGGCCGTGGGCGGCTCGTCGGCCAAGTCCGCGCCCGCCGCACCGTCGGCCGGCGGTGGCGGCTGCTGCGGCGGGGGTTGCTGCGGCTGA
- a CDS encoding O-methyltransferase, with translation MTKGNETKITDELYAYMLAHNPPLDAVQRELVETTYARLPDQAGMQSAEEQGPLLAFLVRLTGARHIVEVGTFTGFSALSMAQALPADGRLIACDVSEEWTAYGRKAWEKAGVADRIELRIAPALDTLRAMPAEPHIDVAYLDADKGNYIPYWEELVPRMRQGGLVVTDNVLFHGRVTDPQATGGAAAIKEFNDHVAADPRMDSVLLTVSDGLTLSRKR, from the coding sequence ATGACCAAGGGTAACGAAACCAAGATCACGGACGAGCTGTACGCGTACATGCTGGCGCACAACCCACCGCTCGACGCGGTGCAGCGCGAGCTCGTCGAGACCACGTACGCACGCCTCCCCGACCAGGCCGGCATGCAGTCCGCCGAGGAACAGGGACCGCTGCTCGCCTTCCTCGTCCGGCTGACCGGGGCCCGGCACATCGTGGAGGTCGGGACGTTCACCGGCTTCTCCGCCCTGTCGATGGCACAGGCGCTGCCCGCCGACGGAAGGCTGATCGCCTGTGATGTCTCGGAGGAGTGGACCGCCTACGGCCGGAAGGCGTGGGAGAAGGCGGGCGTCGCCGACCGGATCGAACTCCGTATCGCCCCCGCGCTCGACACACTGCGGGCGATGCCGGCCGAGCCGCACATCGACGTCGCCTACCTGGACGCGGACAAGGGCAACTACATCCCGTACTGGGAGGAACTGGTGCCCAGGATGCGGCAGGGCGGTCTCGTCGTCACGGACAACGTGCTCTTCCACGGCAGGGTGACCGACCCGCAGGCGACCGGCGGAGCGGCGGCGATCAAGGAATTCAACGACCATGTGGCCGCCGATCCGCGGATGGACAGCGTGCTGCTCACCGTGTCGGACGGGCTGACGCTCTCCCGTAAGCGGTAG
- a CDS encoding DUF4097 family beta strand repeat-containing protein translates to MALRTRTLIASGGALLLGLALTGCGSTDPGDAPAEHKSFALSGKTLTIYSGDTSLELVPADVRKVEVTRHVDGWVVLGNGPDPKWKMQDDTLTLQVKCRAVISDCASQHQVKVPRGVAVVVKGDNGKVVASGFDTPLTLHADNGKVTVRDSSGPLKLGSDNGGIATEGISAKSVSARSDNGMIRLGFTSVPDLVDTESDNGGITIDLPGGSVRYAVDAVAHNGQVSVDAPRSDDSSHVVKARSDNGQVTVRSVN, encoded by the coding sequence GTGGCACTCCGTACCCGCACTCTCATCGCATCCGGTGGGGCCCTGCTGCTCGGTCTTGCCCTCACCGGCTGCGGCAGTACGGATCCGGGCGACGCGCCCGCCGAGCACAAGTCCTTCGCGCTCAGTGGGAAGACGCTGACCATCTACTCCGGTGACACGTCTCTGGAGCTCGTACCGGCCGATGTACGGAAAGTCGAGGTGACCCGTCATGTCGACGGGTGGGTGGTTCTCGGGAACGGGCCCGATCCCAAGTGGAAGATGCAGGACGACACGCTCACGCTCCAGGTGAAGTGCAGGGCCGTGATCAGCGACTGTGCCTCGCAGCACCAGGTGAAGGTGCCGCGCGGGGTGGCCGTGGTCGTCAAGGGGGACAACGGGAAGGTCGTCGCGTCCGGCTTCGACACTCCCCTTACGCTCCACGCCGACAACGGGAAGGTGACCGTCCGGGACTCCAGCGGGCCGCTCAAACTGGGGAGCGACAACGGTGGCATCGCCACCGAAGGGATCTCGGCCAAGTCCGTATCGGCTCGGTCCGACAACGGCATGATCCGGCTGGGGTTCACCTCCGTGCCCGATCTCGTGGACACCGAGAGTGACAACGGCGGGATCACCATCGATCTGCCGGGCGGCTCCGTGAGGTATGCGGTGGACGCCGTCGCCCACAACGGACAAGTCTCGGTGGACGCGCCGCGCAGCGACGACAGCAGCCATGTGGTGAAGGCCCGGAGCGACAACGGCCAAGTCACGGTCCGAAGCGTGAACTAA
- a CDS encoding GntR family transcriptional regulator → MPSRAQIAQECGVGENVVRRAQKLLISQGVLEGRAGSGTYVAEPRRRVPVVRSSAREQRDDSTFCADMKAVGKYGDWESRTEAKVPAPIEIATRLGIAEGDLCVRTAYEFLADGRPVQLSTSWEPYDLTAGTLVVLPEGGPHAGEGVVNRMAAIGITVSHAVEQPEPRQANAAEASLLGIQKAALVTHIRRTYYSDQGRPVETADIVVPAALCEIVYEVSIGR, encoded by the coding sequence CTGCCTTCACGCGCCCAGATCGCCCAGGAGTGCGGCGTCGGCGAGAACGTGGTCCGCCGGGCACAGAAGCTGCTGATCTCCCAGGGGGTTCTGGAAGGCCGCGCGGGCTCCGGCACGTATGTTGCCGAACCTCGTCGGCGCGTTCCGGTGGTCCGCTCCTCGGCACGCGAGCAGCGTGACGATTCCACATTCTGTGCGGACATGAAGGCCGTAGGTAAGTACGGGGACTGGGAGAGCCGGACCGAGGCCAAGGTTCCGGCTCCGATTGAGATCGCGACGCGCCTCGGTATCGCTGAAGGCGACCTGTGCGTCCGGACCGCGTACGAGTTTCTGGCCGATGGCAGGCCGGTGCAACTGTCGACGAGCTGGGAGCCGTACGACCTCACCGCCGGCACACTCGTCGTCCTCCCAGAGGGCGGGCCACACGCCGGGGAGGGTGTCGTGAACCGCATGGCCGCGATCGGTATCACGGTCAGTCATGCTGTGGAGCAGCCGGAGCCGCGGCAAGCGAATGCCGCGGAGGCATCGCTCCTTGGCATCCAGAAGGCCGCCCTGGTCACGCACATCCGGCGGACGTACTACAGCGACCAGGGGCGGCCCGTGGAGACGGCTGACATCGTGGTGCCCGCCGCTCTGTGTGAGATCGTCTACGAGGTTTCCATCGGCCGTTAA
- a CDS encoding transcriptional regulator, with protein sequence MSAATPDDQQGLHPTQSLDDTVHQRVRLGILTVAREADRVEFGFLKKQLAVTDGNLSRHLKVLEDSGLITMEKGYAGRRPRTWITLSRKGAQALDTELRALRALVLRLETPRPVSGPPDV encoded by the coding sequence GTGAGCGCCGCTACGCCGGACGACCAGCAAGGACTGCATCCGACTCAGTCGCTGGACGATACCGTCCACCAGCGCGTGCGGCTCGGCATCCTCACCGTCGCCCGCGAAGCCGACCGGGTCGAGTTCGGCTTCCTGAAGAAGCAACTGGCCGTCACCGACGGAAACCTCTCCCGGCACCTGAAGGTGCTTGAGGACTCAGGCCTGATCACTATGGAGAAGGGCTACGCCGGTCGGCGCCCCCGAACATGGATCACCCTCAGCCGCAAAGGCGCACAGGCCCTGGACACCGAACTTCGCGCCCTGCGTGCACTCGTCCTTCGCCTGGAAACTCCCCGCCCCGTGTCCGGCCCACCCGACGTGTGA